A window of the [Chlorobium] sp. 445 genome harbors these coding sequences:
- a CDS encoding Asp-tRNA(Asn)/Glu-tRNA(Gln) amidotransferase GatCAB subunit B produces MEYELIVGLEVHCQLNTKTKAFCGCSTAFGAPANTNVCPVCLALPGSLPVLNRKVLEYAVRLGLTTNCQIRPRSIFARKNYFYPDLPKGYQISQYDEPICYDGRVDYELDGVQKSVRLIRIHIEEDAGKSIHDIGSETYIDANRCGVPLLEIVSYPDIRSTKEASAYLQKLRQIVRWIGISDGNMEEGSLRCDANVSIRPKGSDKFGTRTEIKNINSFKNVEKAIEFEAARQQAILESGGTIVQETRLWDSERQETRSMRSKEEAHDYRYFPEPDLVPIEVTPEMLAHIRAELPELPEQRRARLEAQYKIPAYDAGVLTADRDIADYYEAVVRVCGDAKIASNWVMGEVLRTLKEKAIEMREFPIQPERLGELIQLVQKGIINNNTAKEKVFTQMLETPLSPMAIVERDGLAQVSDTSVIEQEVLAVLAASPSQLADYRSGKTKLFGYFVGETMKRMKGKANPQIINDILKRKLEQV; encoded by the coding sequence ATGGAATACGAACTGATTGTAGGACTTGAAGTCCATTGCCAACTCAACACGAAGACAAAAGCCTTTTGCGGCTGCTCAACTGCATTCGGCGCACCTGCCAATACAAATGTTTGCCCTGTCTGCTTAGCTTTGCCTGGCAGTTTGCCTGTGCTCAATAGAAAAGTCTTGGAGTACGCTGTTCGGCTTGGGCTAACCACCAATTGCCAGATTCGTCCGCGCTCGATTTTTGCACGCAAAAATTATTTCTATCCTGATTTACCTAAAGGCTACCAAATTTCGCAGTATGATGAGCCGATTTGCTACGATGGCAGAGTAGACTACGAGCTTGATGGCGTGCAAAAAAGTGTTCGCCTCATCCGCATTCATATTGAAGAAGATGCTGGCAAATCCATTCACGATATTGGCTCTGAGACTTACATTGATGCCAATCGCTGCGGTGTGCCCCTCTTAGAAATTGTCTCTTATCCTGACATTCGCTCTACAAAAGAAGCTTCTGCGTATTTGCAAAAACTACGGCAGATTGTGCGTTGGATTGGCATCTCTGACGGCAATATGGAAGAAGGCTCGCTGCGCTGCGACGCCAATGTCTCCATTCGCCCGAAAGGCTCGGACAAATTTGGTACACGCACAGAAATTAAAAACATCAATTCATTTAAGAACGTCGAGAAAGCTATTGAGTTTGAGGCGGCACGCCAACAAGCCATTTTGGAATCGGGCGGCACCATTGTGCAAGAAACCCGTCTTTGGGATAGCGAGCGGCAAGAGACGCGTTCGATGCGCTCTAAAGAAGAAGCACATGACTACCGCTACTTCCCTGAACCTGACCTTGTGCCTATTGAGGTTACGCCAGAGATGCTTGCGCACATTCGCGCTGAGTTGCCCGAACTGCCCGAGCAGCGTCGTGCTCGCCTCGAAGCCCAATATAAAATCCCTGCTTATGATGCAGGTGTGCTCACTGCTGATCGTGATATTGCCGACTACTACGAAGCCGTAGTCCGTGTCTGCGGTGATGCCAAAATCGCCTCGAATTGGGTTATGGGCGAAGTCTTGCGCACACTCAAAGAAAAAGCCATTGAAATGCGCGAATTTCCTATCCAACCCGAACGTCTCGGCGAACTCATTCAGCTCGTGCAGAAAGGCATTATCAACAACAATACAGCAAAAGAAAAAGTCTTCACACAAATGCTTGAGACACCGCTCTCGCCCATGGCAATTGTTGAACGCGATGGCTTAGCGCAAGTCTCCGATACGTCTGTCATTGAACAAGAAGTGCTTGCCGTCTTAGCTGCAAGTCCTTCGCAACTTGCTGACTATCGCTCTGGCAAAACTAAACTCTTCGGCTACTTTGTTGGCGAGACGATGAAGCGCATGAAAGGCAAAGCCAATCCGCAGATTATCAATGATATCCTGAAACGCAAGTTAGAGCAGGTCTGA
- a CDS encoding thioredoxin family protein — protein MKISSVPKVVLALFALAAFGYAFSFKISAVEIGKPAPDFKLMDYQGKMHQLSDFKGKIVVLEWYNPECPFVVGHYKTGNMQKLQQTYTEKGVSWLLINSSAQGKQGHLTKETAPGVLKENQVKATNLLFDHDGTVGRLYEAKTTPHMYIIDKNGILVYNGAIDDDNSTKGGANAKVNYVAKALDELLAGKPISTSTTKPYGCSVKYADKAQ, from the coding sequence ATGAAAATCTCATCTGTCCCAAAAGTAGTACTTGCACTCTTTGCACTGGCTGCATTTGGCTACGCTTTTTCGTTCAAGATAAGTGCAGTTGAAATTGGTAAACCTGCACCTGACTTCAAGCTCATGGACTATCAAGGCAAAATGCATCAGCTCTCTGACTTTAAGGGAAAGATTGTGGTCTTGGAGTGGTATAATCCTGAATGTCCGTTCGTGGTTGGGCACTATAAGACAGGCAACATGCAGAAATTGCAGCAAACTTATACTGAAAAAGGTGTAAGCTGGCTACTTATCAACTCCTCGGCGCAAGGCAAGCAAGGGCATCTGACCAAAGAAACCGCACCCGGCGTGCTCAAAGAAAATCAAGTGAAGGCAACGAACTTACTCTTTGACCACGATGGTACGGTTGGCAGACTCTACGAAGCCAAAACAACCCCGCACATGTACATCATCGACAAGAACGGCATTTTAGTCTATAATGGCGCAATCGATGATGACAACAGCACCAAAGGTGGTGCAAATGCAAAGGTCAACTATGTTGCCAAAGCGCTCGATGAACTGCTTGCTGGCAAGCCTATCTCAACATCTACTACAAAGCCATATGGCTGTTCTGTTAAGTATGCTGACAAGGCACAATAA
- a CDS encoding aspartate carbamoyltransferase, translating into MQHLLGLYRASERDIALILQEAAVLKPALLSSPPQSFSFLNGKTVVLAFFENSTRTRTSFELAVRRLGGSILNFSAATSSLQKGETLLDTIANIEAMQVDAFVIRHGESGAAEIVAKHTRKVVINAGDGMHEHPTQALLDMFTLHETFGRLSGLHILILGDILHSRVARSNIFGLRKMRASVSVCAPPTLLPVGIEHFGVKVFADISQALEQCDAAIVLRLQLEREAAGFIPTLREYNTFFALTDEALSKVSHKIFVLHPGPVNREIELSSVVTDRDDTSGKSESLILRQVTNGVAVRMAVLKVLLYDRA; encoded by the coding sequence ATGCAACACCTGCTCGGACTATACCGTGCCTCTGAGCGCGATATTGCACTGATTTTGCAAGAAGCAGCGGTGCTCAAGCCAGCACTTCTGAGTTCCCCGCCGCAATCGTTTTCTTTTCTGAATGGCAAAACCGTGGTCTTAGCATTCTTTGAAAACTCAACGCGCACGCGTACATCGTTTGAGCTCGCTGTGCGTCGTTTAGGCGGCAGCATACTCAATTTTTCGGCAGCCACGAGTAGCCTGCAAAAAGGCGAAACGCTTCTGGATACCATTGCCAATATTGAGGCAATGCAAGTCGATGCATTCGTCATTCGTCATGGTGAATCGGGTGCAGCTGAAATCGTTGCCAAGCATACTCGGAAAGTCGTGATTAACGCCGGCGATGGGATGCATGAACATCCTACACAAGCCTTGCTTGATATGTTCACACTGCACGAGACGTTTGGACGCTTGTCTGGTCTACACATCCTAATTTTAGGCGACATTCTGCATAGCCGCGTTGCACGCTCCAATATCTTCGGATTGCGAAAGATGCGTGCAAGCGTCTCGGTGTGCGCACCGCCAACACTGTTACCTGTTGGCATTGAGCATTTCGGCGTAAAAGTCTTTGCTGACATCAGTCAGGCACTAGAGCAATGCGATGCAGCTATCGTGCTGCGCTTGCAACTCGAGCGTGAAGCCGCAGGCTTTATTCCAACCTTGCGCGAATACAACACCTTTTTTGCGCTCACCGATGAAGCCCTCTCAAAAGTATCACACAAGATTTTTGTCTTGCACCCCGGACCTGTCAATCGCGAAATTGAACTTTCCAGCGTCGTAACCGATCGTGATGACACCTCTGGAAAGTCTGAAAGCCTAATTCTGAGACAAGTAACAAATGGCGTGGCTGTGAGAATGGCTGTCTTGAAAGTGCTGCTCTATGATAGAGCTTAA
- a CDS encoding carbonate dehydratase: MVVEKDLERSLAWFTLDAEQALEQASVSLSQGLSSEEVRQRQAKYGLNIIPKKKQKTPLELFLQQFTQPLVVILLVATVITMLLQEWVDATVIFGVVFVNAVIGFIQESKALKAIEALAKAVASEATVIRNGEKQRIPSSELTIGDVVLLQSGDKVPADLRLVQTRELQIDESALTGESVPVVKQVAALDSDTVLADRTNMAYSSTLVTYGTGTGIVVAIGSATEIGKINQMIAEADVLETPLTQSIAKFSKVLLYVILGLAAITFVVGLLRGEKWVDMFMAAVALAVGAIPEGLPAAVTITLAIGVARMAKRNAIIRKLPAVETLGSASVICSDKTGTLTQNQMTVQKVYAGGVLYNVTGVGYDSKGEFLQGERTVSISSNLALQETLTCGLLCNDSNIVTVDGQHKVEGDPTEGALVVSAQKAGLSRKTLLQSLPRIDTIPFESAYQYMATLHQRKDTEQSIAYVKGSLERLLERASGMLSERGEIIVLDKAQVLSQSEAIAAEGLRVLAFAYKTFDRSKTSLSHDDISEGLVFLGLQAMIDPPRPEAIDAVATCQSAGVQVKMITGDHELTALAIAKRLGIAPKDATDDAVVNGKSLSALAEERLPELVKRVSVFARVAPEDKLRLVKALQQNGAVVAMTGDGVNDAPSLRQANIGIAMGITGTDVAKETADMILTDDNFATIEAAVEEGRNVYDNLVKFITWTLPTNFGEGLVILASVVAGLTLPILPVQLLWINMTTAILLGLMLAFEPKEPGIMNRPPREANEPILTTSLVVRIIIVGVLLCAGALFFFELALQSGRTDAEARTIAVNVFVLGELLYLFNCRSLRYSMFKIGLFSNPLIWAGVAGMLLLQLLYTYVPFMNTAFQSAPLTLEDWGISLVPGLVIYIVIGLLKYWRYGRHAK; the protein is encoded by the coding sequence ATGGTAGTAGAAAAAGACCTTGAGCGATCTTTGGCTTGGTTTACTCTGGATGCTGAACAAGCATTGGAGCAAGCCAGTGTGTCGCTGTCGCAGGGATTGAGTTCGGAAGAAGTGCGACAACGGCAAGCAAAATACGGGCTGAACATCATTCCTAAGAAAAAGCAAAAAACACCCTTAGAGCTTTTTTTGCAGCAATTCACGCAGCCGCTCGTTGTGATTTTGCTTGTTGCGACTGTTATCACGATGCTCTTACAGGAGTGGGTTGATGCAACAGTCATCTTCGGCGTTGTGTTTGTCAATGCGGTTATTGGCTTTATTCAAGAGTCTAAAGCCTTAAAAGCCATTGAAGCATTAGCCAAAGCCGTTGCCAGCGAAGCTACTGTGATACGCAATGGTGAAAAGCAGCGCATACCATCATCAGAGCTCACGATTGGCGATGTGGTCTTGTTACAATCGGGTGATAAAGTACCTGCCGACTTGCGTCTGGTGCAGACGCGCGAGCTTCAAATTGATGAATCGGCACTGACAGGCGAATCCGTTCCTGTCGTCAAACAAGTTGCCGCACTGGACTCTGACACTGTGCTTGCTGACCGTACTAATATGGCGTATTCTTCAACGCTTGTTACCTATGGCACTGGCACTGGTATTGTTGTTGCAATTGGCAGCGCAACTGAAATCGGCAAAATTAACCAGATGATTGCCGAAGCCGATGTGTTGGAGACGCCGCTCACGCAATCTATCGCAAAGTTTAGCAAAGTGCTGCTCTATGTGATTTTGGGCTTAGCGGCAATTACCTTTGTGGTTGGTCTGCTGCGCGGTGAAAAGTGGGTTGATATGTTTATGGCAGCTGTGGCCCTGGCAGTTGGCGCTATTCCCGAAGGCTTGCCCGCTGCAGTTACAATTACCTTGGCAATTGGTGTTGCGAGAATGGCAAAACGCAATGCCATCATCCGTAAGCTGCCCGCTGTCGAAACACTCGGCAGTGCTTCGGTCATCTGCTCCGACAAAACCGGCACACTGACGCAAAATCAAATGACCGTGCAGAAAGTCTATGCAGGGGGCGTGCTCTACAATGTTACAGGTGTGGGCTACGATTCCAAAGGTGAATTTTTGCAAGGCGAACGCACTGTCTCGATCTCATCTAACCTTGCCCTGCAAGAGACCCTGACCTGCGGACTGCTCTGCAACGACTCAAATATCGTTACGGTCGATGGACAACATAAAGTAGAAGGAGACCCGACAGAAGGCGCTTTGGTGGTTTCTGCACAGAAAGCTGGTCTTTCACGCAAAACCTTGCTTCAAAGCCTACCGCGCATCGACACCATTCCCTTTGAATCAGCTTATCAATATATGGCTACGCTGCACCAGCGCAAGGACACAGAACAGTCTATCGCTTATGTCAAAGGTTCGCTAGAACGGCTGTTGGAACGTGCCTCTGGCATGCTCTCCGAGCGAGGCGAAATTATTGTGTTAGATAAAGCGCAAGTGCTCTCGCAGTCCGAAGCGATAGCGGCGGAGGGGCTGCGTGTACTTGCCTTTGCTTACAAAACTTTTGATCGTTCAAAGACTTCACTTTCACACGATGACATTTCAGAGGGACTCGTTTTCTTAGGTCTGCAAGCCATGATTGACCCGCCACGTCCTGAAGCCATTGACGCTGTCGCAACTTGTCAAAGCGCAGGTGTGCAAGTCAAGATGATTACAGGAGACCATGAACTTACTGCACTTGCAATTGCAAAACGCTTAGGTATTGCCCCAAAGGATGCAACGGATGATGCTGTCGTTAATGGGAAATCGCTCTCGGCTTTAGCTGAAGAGCGCCTGCCCGAACTTGTCAAACGTGTCTCAGTCTTTGCGCGGGTTGCACCAGAAGATAAACTGCGTCTGGTCAAGGCATTGCAGCAAAATGGGGCGGTCGTGGCTATGACAGGCGACGGGGTCAATGATGCGCCATCGCTTCGACAAGCAAATATCGGCATTGCAATGGGCATCACTGGTACAGACGTTGCCAAAGAAACCGCCGATATGATTCTCACAGATGACAATTTCGCCACGATTGAAGCGGCTGTTGAAGAAGGGCGCAATGTTTATGATAATCTTGTCAAATTTATTACTTGGACGCTGCCCACAAACTTCGGTGAAGGATTGGTGATTCTAGCATCGGTTGTTGCAGGCTTAACACTTCCGATTTTGCCTGTGCAATTGCTTTGGATTAATATGACAACCGCCATCTTGCTCGGCTTGATGCTTGCATTTGAGCCAAAAGAGCCGGGCATTATGAACCGTCCACCCCGTGAAGCCAACGAACCGATTTTAACGACTTCTCTCGTTGTGAGAATTATTATCGTTGGCGTACTTCTTTGTGCTGGTGCACTGTTCTTTTTTGAACTTGCCTTACAGTCAGGACGTACTGACGCTGAGGCACGTACAATTGCAGTTAATGTTTTCGTGTTAGGCGAGCTGCTCTATCTCTTCAATTGCCGCTCTCTGCGCTATTCCATGTTCAAAATCGGGCTCTTTTCCAATCCGTTAATCTGGGCTGGTGTTGCAGGTATGTTGCTGCTGCAGTTGCTTTATACCTATGTGCCTTTTATGAATACCGCTTTTCAAAGCGCACCACTGACACTCGAAGATTGGGGTATCTCACTTGTGCCCGGACTTGTGATTTACATCGTGATTGGTCTTTTGAAATACTGGCGCTACGGCAGACACGCAAAATGA
- a CDS encoding methionine synthase — protein sequence MSRPTIYELLKERVLVLDGAMGTMIQRYKLTEEDYRGERFKNFSPVQPHNPIAEAMERKLDEVLHRAHAQSGTGIERNGHSCANPAHAYGAAPTKGTLKGNNELLSLTQPQIIKEIHLQYLEAGADIIETNTFSANRISQADYAMEHLVYEMNFKSAKLAKEAVREIMQKTPDKPRFVAGAIGPTTKLASMSPDVNDPGFRAITYDQLFEAYYEQICGLIDGGVDLLLIETITDTLNTKAALSAIRKYFDTVGRRVPVMISGTIVDQSGRTLSGQTTEAFWISISHAPNLLSVGLNCALGSAQMRPFIETLARHATCYTSLYPNAGLPNTFGEYDETPEYMAAQFEDFLRNEFVNIIGGCCGTTPEHIKAFAEVAARFKPRKPKARMSNMQLAGLEPLVITPETGFINIGERTNVTGSPKFAKLIKEQKYEEALAIARQQVENGAQIIDVNMDEGMLDSEAAMVKFLNLIAAEPDIARVPIMIDSSKWSVIEAGLKCVQGKAIVNSISLKEGEEKFKEQAKKIMEYGAATVVMAFDERGQADTFERKIEICKRAYDILTKEVGFPPQDIIFDPNILTVATGIEEHNNYAVDFIRATKWIKENLPYAKVSGGISNISFSFRGNNPVREAMHSAFLYHAIRAGLDMGIVNAGMIEVYEEIDKELLERVEDVLLNRRPDATERLVEFAEELKKRSEVKTTEVQEEEWRKGTVEERLKHALIKGIDTYIVEDTEEARLKYPTPLAVIEGPLMDGMNVVGDLFGAGKMFLPQVVKSARVMKKSVAHLVPFIEAEKAKNANAKAAAKVLMATVKGDVHDIGKNIVGVVLACNNFEVIDLGVMVPAEKILETAKKEQVDIIGLSGLITPSLDEMVHVAKEMERLGFKIPLLIGGATTSKIHTAVKIAPHYSGAVVHVLDASRSVPVVQSLVTPEEKERFVSQVKAEYDELREAYLKKRVTRKYVSLAEARENRTPIIWRAEDIYKPKKLGITTLEQVSLSELCEYIDWTPFFQTWQLAGRYPNILHDEVVGEEAQKLFRDANQLLERIVAENLLTAKAVFGLFPANAIGDDIEVYADESRATVLTVFHTLRQQNEKGAERANRALADYIAPKSTGLIDYIGGFAVTAGHGLETLVKAFEDAKDDYNSIMAKGLADRLAEAFAEMLHKKIRTDYWGYAPNEHTTNDDLIEEKYQGIRPAPGYPACPDHTEKRLLFDLLEVEKRVGIFLTENFAMYPAASVSGLYFAHPEAVYFGVGKIGKDQVEDYAKRKGMSIEEVERWLAQNLNYEPSVADAEVTAA from the coding sequence ATGTCACGGCCGACAATCTACGAGCTACTCAAAGAGCGCGTGCTTGTACTCGATGGCGCGATGGGGACGATGATTCAGCGCTACAAACTTACCGAAGAAGATTATCGAGGCGAGCGATTCAAAAACTTCAGTCCGGTCCAGCCACACAACCCTATCGCAGAAGCGATGGAGCGCAAGCTCGATGAAGTCCTTCATAGAGCACATGCGCAGTCGGGGACGGGCATTGAGCGCAATGGGCACAGCTGCGCTAACCCTGCTCATGCGTATGGTGCTGCGCCCACCAAAGGCACACTCAAAGGTAATAACGAACTGCTGTCGCTCACACAACCGCAGATCATTAAAGAAATTCACCTGCAATACCTCGAAGCCGGCGCGGATATTATTGAAACCAACACATTCAGCGCAAATCGCATCTCGCAAGCAGATTATGCTATGGAGCATCTGGTCTATGAGATGAACTTCAAATCGGCAAAGCTGGCTAAAGAAGCGGTGCGAGAAATAATGCAGAAGACGCCCGACAAACCACGCTTCGTAGCAGGGGCTATCGGACCGACAACGAAACTGGCTTCAATGTCGCCTGATGTCAATGATCCCGGCTTTCGCGCTATTACCTACGACCAACTCTTTGAGGCATACTACGAGCAAATCTGCGGTCTCATTGATGGCGGGGTAGATCTCTTGCTTATCGAAACCATTACCGATACACTCAATACCAAAGCAGCACTCTCAGCGATTCGCAAGTACTTCGACACGGTTGGACGGCGAGTGCCGGTCATGATTTCAGGCACGATTGTCGACCAGAGCGGTAGAACGCTGTCAGGACAGACGACCGAAGCCTTCTGGATTTCAATTTCACATGCGCCAAATTTGCTGAGTGTTGGCTTGAACTGCGCCTTAGGTTCAGCACAGATGCGCCCGTTTATTGAAACGCTGGCGCGTCATGCGACGTGTTATACCAGTCTCTATCCGAACGCAGGTTTGCCCAACACCTTCGGCGAGTATGATGAGACGCCGGAGTATATGGCGGCGCAGTTTGAAGACTTTTTGCGTAATGAATTTGTCAACATTATCGGCGGTTGTTGCGGCACAACACCGGAGCATATCAAAGCCTTTGCTGAGGTTGCTGCGCGCTTTAAGCCACGCAAGCCCAAGGCACGCATGAGCAACATGCAACTTGCTGGACTTGAGCCCCTTGTGATAACACCCGAGACGGGCTTCATCAACATCGGTGAGCGCACAAATGTGACAGGCTCGCCGAAGTTTGCAAAACTTATCAAAGAGCAGAAATACGAAGAAGCGCTTGCAATTGCGCGTCAGCAAGTTGAAAACGGCGCACAGATTATCGATGTCAATATGGATGAGGGCATGCTCGACTCTGAAGCGGCAATGGTGAAGTTCCTGAACCTAATTGCAGCTGAACCAGACATTGCGCGCGTGCCAATTATGATTGATTCCTCCAAGTGGTCAGTCATTGAAGCTGGTCTCAAATGCGTACAAGGTAAAGCCATTGTAAACTCTATTTCACTCAAAGAAGGTGAAGAGAAGTTCAAAGAGCAGGCAAAGAAGATTATGGAATATGGCGCTGCTACGGTTGTCATGGCATTTGATGAACGCGGACAAGCCGATACCTTCGAGCGCAAAATAGAAATCTGCAAGCGCGCTTACGATATTCTCACCAAAGAAGTCGGCTTCCCACCACAGGATATCATCTTTGACCCGAATATTCTCACGGTGGCTACTGGCATTGAAGAACATAACAACTATGCCGTAGACTTCATCAGAGCAACCAAGTGGATTAAAGAAAACTTGCCATATGCCAAAGTCTCGGGCGGTATCTCAAACATTTCATTCTCGTTCAGGGGCAATAATCCTGTGCGCGAAGCGATGCACTCGGCATTTTTGTATCATGCAATTCGAGCCGGGCTCGATATGGGCATTGTCAATGCCGGCATGATTGAGGTCTATGAAGAAATTGATAAAGAACTTTTGGAGCGCGTCGAAGATGTCCTGCTCAATCGACGCCCTGATGCAACCGAGCGTTTGGTGGAATTTGCTGAAGAATTAAAGAAACGCTCTGAGGTGAAAACAACCGAAGTGCAAGAAGAAGAATGGCGCAAGGGCACGGTCGAAGAACGCTTGAAGCATGCTCTGATTAAAGGCATTGATACTTACATCGTAGAAGATACCGAAGAAGCGCGCCTGAAATATCCAACCCCACTTGCCGTCATTGAAGGTCCGCTGATGGATGGCATGAACGTGGTCGGCGATCTTTTCGGAGCAGGCAAAATGTTCTTGCCGCAAGTCGTGAAGTCTGCGCGCGTGATGAAAAAATCCGTCGCCCATCTTGTGCCCTTCATTGAAGCTGAAAAAGCCAAGAACGCGAATGCTAAAGCAGCTGCAAAAGTGTTGATGGCAACAGTCAAAGGCGATGTGCACGACATTGGCAAAAACATTGTGGGCGTGGTGCTTGCATGCAACAACTTTGAAGTCATTGACCTTGGTGTAATGGTGCCTGCTGAAAAAATCTTGGAGACTGCAAAGAAAGAACAAGTCGATATCATTGGGCTCTCGGGACTAATTACGCCCTCGCTTGACGAAATGGTTCATGTTGCCAAAGAAATGGAGAGACTGGGTTTCAAAATCCCGTTACTTATTGGTGGCGCAACAACTTCAAAGATTCACACCGCCGTGAAGATTGCACCGCACTATTCAGGTGCGGTGGTGCATGTGCTCGATGCCTCGCGCAGTGTACCTGTGGTGCAAAGTCTCGTCACACCTGAAGAAAAAGAAAGGTTTGTGTCTCAAGTCAAAGCCGAGTATGATGAGCTGCGCGAGGCGTATCTCAAAAAGCGTGTAACACGCAAATATGTGTCGCTGGCTGAAGCGCGTGAGAATCGAACGCCAATTATTTGGCGTGCTGAAGACATCTACAAACCCAAAAAGCTGGGCATCACCACACTGGAGCAAGTCTCACTGTCTGAACTGTGCGAGTATATTGACTGGACACCCTTCTTTCAGACTTGGCAACTTGCGGGGCGCTACCCTAACATCTTGCACGATGAAGTGGTCGGTGAAGAAGCACAAAAGCTTTTCCGTGATGCTAATCAACTCTTGGAGCGCATTGTTGCAGAGAACTTACTGACAGCAAAAGCCGTGTTTGGGCTTTTCCCCGCAAATGCTATCGGCGATGACATTGAAGTCTATGCCGATGAATCACGTGCAACGGTGCTTACGGTGTTTCACACACTGCGTCAGCAAAATGAAAAAGGTGCAGAACGCGCCAACCGCGCCCTTGCTGACTACATTGCCCCAAAATCCACAGGGCTCATTGACTACATCGGTGGCTTTGCTGTAACAGCAGGTCATGGGTTAGAGACGCTCGTCAAAGCCTTTGAGGATGCAAAAGATGACTATAACAGCATCATGGCGAAAGGCCTTGCTGATAGGCTCGCAGAAGCCTTCGCAGAAATGCTGCACAAGAAAATTCGTACAGACTACTGGGGCTATGCACCCAATGAACACACAACGAACGACGATTTGATTGAAGAAAAATATCAAGGTATTCGTCCTGCGCCTGGTTACCCAGCTTGCCCTGACCACACAGAAAAACGCTTGCTCTTCGATCTCTTAGAGGTTGAAAAACGTGTAGGTATTTTCCTGACAGAAAACTTTGCAATGTATCCTGCCGCGTCGGTGTCAGGACTTTACTTTGCGCATCCAGAAGCGGTCTACTTCGGTGTTGGCAAAATTGGAAAAGACCAGGTAGAAGATTATGCAAAGCGCAAAGGCATGTCAATTGAAGAAGTGGAGCGCTGGCTTGCACAAAACTTGAACTACGAGCCCAGTGTAGCAGACGCTGAAGTTACAGCAGCATAA